GGACGCCGAGCAGACGGTGTTCGACGCCGCCGGGGACGGCGAGAAGGTCCGCGGGTACATCGCGGAGAAGCAGGAGTGGGAGTACCCGGCGCTGGGCGACGATCAGGTCCACGGCGAGTACCCCGAGGGCGAGGTCGTCGAGAGCGACCCGTCCGAGGGCGAGTACCACGACATCTGGCAGTTCTACCTCCCGCGACTCTGCAACCACTGCAAGAACCCGGCGTGTCTCGCGGCGTGCCCGCGGAAGGCGATCTACAAGCGCCAGGAGGACGGTATCGTCCTGCTGGACCAGGAGCGCTGCCGCGGCTACCGGAAGTGCGTGAAGGGCTGCCCGTACCACAAGCCGATGTACAACCCGGAGACGGGGATCTCCGAGAAGCCCGTCGGGTGCTATCCGCGCATCGAGGAGGGGAACGTCCCCCGTTGTGTCTCCTCGTGCATCGGGAAGACGCGCCTGCACGGGAACATCAACCGCGGCCCGGACCGCGGGCACCCGGACGGCGTGCGGTCGGCCGCGGACGGTCGGTCGCCGATCAACTACCTCGTGCAGAGCGACGAGAAGGTCGCGCTCCCGCTGTACCCGCAGTTCGGGACGCGCCCGCAGGTGTTCTACATGCCCCCGTACCACGTGCCGCCGGACTTCCTCACGCAGATGTTCACGCCGAACACGACCGAGAAGCGCAACGACTGGCCGGGGAGCACGTACGAGGAGTCGATCAAGATTATCCAAGAGCGCGTGCGGAACCCGAGCCATCACGTCCTCGGCATCCTCCAGCTGTTCGGCGCGACGACGCGACTCATCGAGACGTACACCGTGAAGGAGACGCGCGTGAAGGGCTGGGACCGGAAGGGAAACCAGGTCGTTGACATCCCGTTCGACGAGGAGATGGAGGTCCGCGAGGGCGAACAGTGGACGAACCAGCCGTGAGGTGACGCCATGCAGGACCACACCACTCCCGACGACGCGACCGAGAACGACCTAACCGAGAACGAACCGGTCGAGAACGAGATGGACCCGGGGGAATCGAGCAGTCGAGCGTTCGGTGACGTCCGCGACGTGCCCGGGTTCCACGCGCGCCGCGGCGCGCTCTACGGGTTCGCGGCGACGGCGTTCCAGTTCCCGGACGAGGACGTGCTCGCCGACCTCGGCGACGCCGAGGTCCGCGACGCCGTCCAGGATGCGGCGACGGCCATCGCCGAGCGAGCGGACGCCACGGCCGCGCTCGCGGCCGCGGACGACGTCCAGCGACACCTCGCGGCGTGCTGCGAGCGCTTCGCGGCGGCCGACCCCGACGCCGTCGAGTCGGCGTACAACGACCTGTTCGGGTTGCCCGACGAGGGCTCGTACCCGGTCGTCCCCTACGAGGCGCACTACGCGACCGGCGGCGACGTGAGCGAGACCCAGCGGCGGGTCGCGACCGTCGTCGGCCTCCTCGAGCGCTTCGACCTGGAACCCAACGACGGGTTCGACGAGCGACGCGACCACGTCTCCGTCCTCCTCGAACTCGCGCAGGTGCTCGCCGCCCAGCGCGCGGTCGCGCTCGAGGAAGGCGACCTCGACGCCGCCGAGCGCGTCGCCGCGGCCGAGGCGACCGTGCTCGACGAGCACCTCACCGGGTTCGTGCCCGCGCTCGCACACGACGTCGCCGACGCCGTCGAAGCCACTGACGCCGTCGAAGCCACTGACGCCGTCGAAGCGACTGACGCGGTCGAAGCCATTAACGCCGACGACGCAGCCGACGACGCGCCGGCGGCGGCGGACGCGCGGTCGGGGTACGTCGCCGCGGCCCGGTTCGCGGCGGCGCTCGTCAGGTGGGACCACGTCGTGCACCCCGACCCCGACGTCGACACGACCGCGGTGCCGGGAGGTGATGGGGCGTGACCGACGGCCGAGCGGTCGGCGGCCTGCTGGAGCGGGTCGCCGACCGAGTGCCGACGGTCGACCGTCGCGCGGCGTTGCGCGCGTCGCTCGTCTCGCTCGTCACCGTGCTCGTCCTCGTCGCCGGACAGGCCGCGCTCACCGCGGCCGTCACGGGCGGGAGTCAGCCGATGCAGTCCACCGACGCCGTCCCGGTCGACCCAGAGTCGAGCCAGTGGGCGGACGCGCCGTCGCGGACCGCGAGCCTCTCCGAGCAACAGATGGCGCTCCCGCACGGCGGGGGGTCCGTCGAGGAAGTCGACGTGCAGGCGCTCTCGAACGACTCGCACGTCGGCTTCCGGCTGACGTGGGCCGACCGGACGAACGACACGTCGATGTCGTCGCCGGAGAACTACAGCGACGCCGCCGCGATCATGCTCCGGGGCGGCGAGTCGCCGCCGATCACGATGGGCGCGGCCGGACAGCCCGTCGACATCTGGTACTGGCGCGCGAACTGGCAGTACGCGAGCGGCGAGACGGCCGCCTGGAGCGGCGACATGTACTCGTACCCGCAGGACGACGAGGAAACTCGCCCCGGACTCGCGGCGGACAACCCGCTGTCGAAGCGGGACTACGAGGACTTCGGGCAGAACTACTACGCGAAGGGGTACGGCTCGCTGAGCGACGCGCCCGTCCAGCCCGTGACCGCTCGCGCGGAACGCACCGACGACGGCTGGTCCGTCGTCTTCGTCCGCGAACGCAACGCGACCGGCCAGTACGGCGCCGCGTTCGACGAACACGACCAGATGTACCTCGCGTTCGCGGTGTGGAACGGGAGCGCGGACGAGGTGAACGGCGAGAAGTCGATCACGCTCCGGTTCAGCACGCTCGACACCGACTCCGGCGAGCTCGGGCAGGCCGAGGTCGGCGGTGGGAGCGACGACGGCGGGAGCGATGGGGGAGCTGGCGGGAGCGGCGGGGGGACGACCGCCGGCGGCGCCGACGAGATTGTCGACCTCCTCTCGACGTACCTCGTGCCGCTGCTCGCGGCGATCGTCGTGAGCTGGACGATCGCGTACCGGAGGATGAGCCGATGACGGGCGACTACGGGAGCGCGACCGACCGTGCGCCCGCCGACGACGAGCCCGGGCTCCGCGAGGCCCTGGAAGGGGGGCCGGCGCCGGCGCGTCGGGACGCAGCGCTGGCGCTCGCGAGCGCCGCCGAGAGCGGGGTAGCGGACGCGACCACCGACGGAGGTGGCCTGGCGCCAGCGACCGTCGACGCGCTCGCTGCTCGCGTCCGCGAGGACTCGAGTTCGGACGTCCGGCAGTTCGCGGTTGAGGCGCTCGGCGTCGCCGGGGAGCGCGTCGACCCGATACGTGACGCGCTCGCGGACGACGACGAGTGGGTGCGCGCCGAGGCCGTCGTCGCGCACTCGCGGGTCGCTCCGGGTGACGTCGACGTCCTCCGAGACGTGCTGGCGTCCGACGACTCGGGATGGGTACGGCGGAACGCCGTCGTCGCGCTCGGGAAGGCGGGCGGGGCATCGCACGCCGACCTCGTCGAGTGCATCAAGACCGACCCGCACCCCGCGGTCCGAGAGTACGCCGCGCAGTTCCTCGCGGACGTCGTCGACGACGTCGAGGAGGCCGAGCGCGTGCTCGCCGCGGTGCTCGCTCGCGAGGCGAACGCGTTCGTGCGAGCGAAGGCCGCGGAGAGCCTCGGGGAACTCGGCACGGACCGCGCGGAGACCGCGCTCGAGGAGTACGGCGTCACCGATCAGAGCGAGGACGTCGTCCGCACCGCGACGCGCGCGCTCGCTGACGCTCGCGGCGTCGACCCGGACGCGCTCGACGTCGACGCGAACCTCGACGACCCGGCCGAGGGTGCACCGGGCACTGGCCCGGACGCACCGGACGAACGAGCGCTCGAACTCGGGACGCGAACCGGCGGCGAACCCACCGCCGGACCCGGGGGCGCACCCGGGTTCGACCCCAGGGAGCACCTCGACGCCGACCTCGACGACAGGAACTGACCATGCCATACGAACTCGACTCTACGCCCGACGAACCGGCGTCGGACGAATCGACCGGCGAACCGACCACCGACCACTCGACGGCCGACGCCAGCGACTCGACGACCGACGCCAGCAATTCGACGACCGAGGAGGACGCGACGGACGGTAGCGAGGCATCGGACGCGCGAAGCGCGGGGGAGACGCTCGAGGACGCCGTCGGCGTCGCCATCCCGGACGAGCACGTCGGCGCGTTCGTCGCGGAGGCGTTCGAGGACGCCGAGCGCGACACCACGTGGGCGGACGTCGTCGACGCGTTCGTCCCTCCGAGCGCGCGGGAAGCGTGGAACGACCTGTCGACGCGCGACCAGGCGACGGCGGTCCTCGACCGGGCGGCGGGCTACGACGATGACGCGATCGCGGCGTTCGAGTCCATCCCGCGCTCGTTCGGGGGCGACCTCGACCCCGAGGCGCTCGACGAGGCGCTGCGGTGCCGGCGGAACGCCGACCAGTTCCGGGACGGCGTCGCGGACGCCTACGGCGACGGCGTCCTCGACGACGACGCGCTCGTCGGCGCGGTGGAGGACTCGGCGTTCGACAACGAACTCGTCGCGCGTCGCGAGCGCCTCCTCGAGGAAGTCGACGAGTACTACGACGTCGACTTCCGGCCGTACGGCGGACAGCTGTTCGACGCGGAGGAGGGCCCGGACCCGGACGTCGATCACGACGCGAACGCGACCTGGTGACCATGACCGACGACCCCACCGACCCCCCCGACGGCAGCGAGCAGAGCCCGACCGACCCCGACGCGGACGGCCGAGACGCCCCAGACGAGTACGCGGACGGCCCGTCGCCCGAGCGCGTCCGGGAGGCGCTCGCGGACGTCACCGACCCGGACCTCGGCGGCGACGTCGTCGCCTCCGGGCTCGTCGAGTCCGTCGACGTCGACGACGGCGTCGTCACCGTCCGGGCGTCGTTCGCGGGCCTGGACGACGAGACGAGCGACGTCCTCGTCGACCGCATCCGGACGGCCATCCTCGGCCTCCCCGGCGTCGAACGCGCACAGGTCTCCGCGAGCGGCGGCAACCCTGGCCAGCACGCCGAAGCGCCCCAGCATCACGGTGGCGGCCATCACGACGACGGGAGCCACGGCGGCCCGCACCGTCCGGACGACGTCTCGGTTCCGGGCGTCGACCGCGTGCTCGCGGTGGCGAGCGCGAAGGGCGGCGTCGGGAAGACGACGGTCGCGACCCAGCTCGCGCGAGCGCTCTCGGCCGGCGGCGAGACGGTCGGGCTGTTCGACGCGGACGTCTACGGCCCGAACGTGCCCAGCTTGCTGGACGTCGACGACGTGCTCGGCGCGACCGACGACGGCCGAGCGAAACCGGTGGATGCCGACGGCATACAGACCGTCTCCGTGGGGTTCATCGCGAACGACGAACCGCTCGCGTGGCGCGGCGCGATGGCCCAGGAGGCCGTCGTGGAGCTCCTCGGGGATGCGGCGTGGCGGGACGTCGACACGCTCGTCCTCGACCTCCCGCCGGGGACCGGCGACGTCGTGCTGACGGTCCTGCAGTCGGTGCCCGTCGACGCGGCCGTCCTCGTCACGACGCCGTTCGCGACCGCGACGAGCGACACCGCGCGGAGCGCGACGCTGTTCCGCGAACAGGGCATCGACCTCCTCGGTGCCGTGCACAACATGGCGTCGTTCGTCTGTCCGTCCTGCGGCGACGCGCACTCGCCGTTCACCGACGACGGGAACCACTCGACGGAGTCCGGAGACGACGTCGATCCGGACGTGGACGTCCTCGCGGAGCTCCCGCTCTCGGACGCGATGCGGGACGCGACCGGCGACGTCCCCGACGAGTTCGACGCGCTCGCGGACGCCGTCGCCGCTGGACTCGAGGACCTCGACGGGGTCGACCTCCCGCCGGAGGCGCTGGACCTCCGCGGCGTCCCGGATCGCGCCCGCCACGACCAGGTGCGCGCCGAGTACGATGCGCTCGAGGCTGGCGAGGCGCTGTTCGTGCGGACCGACCGCGACCCGAACCCGCTCGCGAGCGCGCTCGCAGACGCCGTCGACGGCCCACCACCGACCGTCGACGTGGACCGACGCGGCCCCGAAGAGTACGCGCTTCGACTCGGCGTCCGCGACCCCGACGCCTGCGAGTGCCACGATCACGCGGCCGGCGAACCGGCCCGCCCCCGCTAACCGCTCATCCGTCTTCGTCCCCACGGGCGGGGTTCTCCGCGACCAGTCGCTCGAGTTCTGCGCGAGTGTCCGTGTCCGCGACCGCGAGCGGCGACGCCCCGACGTCGGAGAGTGCGACTTCCCTCACCTCGAGGCCGTCCAGTGCGTCGCGGAGTCGCCGGTTTCCTGCCGCGAGCGCGTCCGCGACCGACGCAGCGAGCGGCGCCGTCCGGTACGCGGCACACGTCGGCTTCCGGAATCCGTCGTCGTCCACCGGCACCGCCGCGTCGGGCGGCCTCGTCGCGTCCGGTGATCCGTCCGCGTCGTCGACCGGCGCTGCGTCATCGACCGGCGCTGCGTCGTCGACCATCGCGGCCAGTTCGGCGAGGAACCGGGGGTCGAGGAAGGGGAGGTCGCACGCGACCACGACAACGCGCCGAGCGTCCACCTCGTCGAGTGCGGTATCGAGGCCGACGAGCGGACCCTCGTCGGGTCGGTCGTCGACGGCGAACCGGACCGGGACCGCCACGTCGGCGAGCGCGCGCTCGAAGGCCTCGCGCTGGTCTACGCGACAGTTCACGACGACCTCGTCGGTCGCCGCGCCCAGGCGTGAGACGACGCGCGCGAGCATCGGCGTCCCGTCGACGGCCGCGAGCGCCTTGTCGCCGCCGTCGAACCGCGTCGACCGACCGCCTGCGAGCACCACACCGACTGCGGACGCGTCGTCGTCGACGCGCTGCTCGCTGCCGCTCGCGTTCGCGTCGACGCGCTCACCTCTGGCGCGACCCGTCATTCCCCCGGTCGTTCTCGCGCCACCCACCTAACCCCGTCGGCGCCCGCCCGGGGCGATGCGGTCGAATCGGCCGCCCGCCGAACCCCTATCCGACTCGAGGACCTACGAACTGGGAATGAGTGACTCCGAGTCGGCGCGTCGACGACCCCAGATACACACCGCGGAACGAACCACGGTCTCGCAGGACCAGGGTGCGTTCAGGATCCACCTGGACTTCCCCGGTCGCGCCGTCCCCGACCACGACGACCACGGGTACGGCCCGCTGGCGACCGTCGTCGAGTCGTTCATGGACCCGGGGACGCTGATCCGGATGCACCAGCATCGCGACGAGGAGATCGTCTCGTGGGTGCCGGCGGGCGTGATGCGCCACGACGACCGCCACGGCAACGAGCTGGTCACGGACGCCGAGCACCTCATGGTGATGAACGCCGGCAGCGGCTTCTGGCACGCCGAGGAGACGTACGAGGACGACCCGCCGCTGCGGATGCTCCAGATCTTCGTTCGCCCGCACAGCCTCGACCTCGAACCCGACATCCAGCACGAGCCGATCCCCGACCCCGTCGCGAACGAGTGGCGGCACCTGTTCGGCCCGGAGGGGAGCGACGCTCCGCTGTACGTCCGCAACGACGTCCACCTCCACGACGCGCGTCTCGACGCCGGCGCGTCCGTCACGCTCCCCGGTCGACCCGGGTGGGACACGTACTGCTACGTGTTCGACGGTGCCGTGACCGTCGGCGACGAGCCGGTCGGGTACACAGAGAGCGCGCTCGTCGTCGGCGACGGCGACGTCACTGTCACCGCGACCGAGGACACGACCGTCGTCGCGTTCACCATCGATCCCGACGCCCCGATCACTCGCAACGGAACGATCGGGCGCTGAGGACGGTTCGCGGGCCGGGAGCCGAGCGACTGGGCCGGTCGCGCACGAGCCGCGACCCCATTCACTCCGTCGGCTGCTCTTGTTCGAGAGCCATTGCATTGGCGAGGAGTATTGCCGCCGTCGGGAGCATGAACAGGCCGATTGTGAAGTTCCAGAATCCCAGGAGGAATTGCCCGAGGGCGCCGACGAACAGGAGTTTCGCGCGGTCGTACACTGCACCGGTGGCGCCGACCCATCCGACGAGGGCGACGACGGCGAACAGCACGAGCCGCGACGTCCTGTAGCCGGGTGCGCGAAGCGTGAGGAGGAGCAGGAGCGTCAGGAGTGCGACGGCGACGACGGACGCCCCGCGGAGCACGTCGAGCGTGGAGTACCCGCCGGTCATACGAGAACTCCGCTCGATTCGGCACTAAAGTTTTCCCTCGGGATCTGTCCGAAACGTTCTCACCGGACGCGTTCGTCGCGGGGAACGCCTCGGGTATCTACGTCTGACGACGGTCGTGGTCTCTTCGACAGATGAGTGGATGCAAAAGTGAGTGCTAGACGTTTCCGAAGTGAGTGCTGTAGGAACCTAATCCGAAAATACGCCGAATAGCGGTAGGAGTGGGGTTCTCTGCCGAAATATACGAGGTTCTATCCGGACGGTGAGGGGAGCTCTTCGCAACACTTAATTGAATATCTGTTCAAACCGTTGGTGATGGCACAAGCGACGGAACGGTTCCGACGGTACCTCGACGACGAACTCGGGGAGTGTCGCGACGAGGACGTCGAGCAGCGCCTCGACGAACTCGGCACGCTCGAGGCAGCGCTCGGGACGGGACGGGTGGACGCCGAACTCGACGTGCTCTCAGCACTCGCCAACGAGACGCGGTACACGATCGTTCGCGTACTCGTCGCCGCCCGAGAGGAACTCTGCGTCTGCGAACTGCACGCGGTCGTCGACGTGACCGAGAGCGGCCTCAGTCACGCGCTTTCGGCACTCGTCGAGGCGGGACTCGTCGACGGACGCAAGGACGGACGCTGGAAGAAGTACCGAGCCACCAACCGGGCCGTCGCGCTCGTCACCGTCCTCGAGGGGAGCGTGAGCGATGACTGACGTCGACGCGCACGACCACGGCCCAGACTGCGACTGCGAGAGCTGTGGCGACCCGCGGTCGATGGACTTCCTCGACAAGTACCTCACCGTCTGGATCTTCGGCGCGATGGCGATCGGCGTCGCGCTCGGTTTCGTTGCCCCGTCGGTGACCCAACCGATTCAGGACTTCCATCTTGTCGAGATCGGGCTCATTCTGATGATGTACCCGCCACTGGCGAAGGCTGACTACTCGCAACTTCGGACCGTCTTTAGCAACTGGCGGGTGCTCGGGCTCAGTCTCATCCAGAACTGGCTGATCGGCCCGACGCTGATGTTCGGGCTTGCGGTGTTCTTCTTCAGTGGACTCGTCCCCGGCCTGCCCGCGCGTCCCGAATACTTCCTCGGGCTCGTGTTCATTGGGATGGCGCGGTGTATCGCGATGGTTCTGGTCTGGAACGAACTCGCGGAAGGATCGACCGAGTACGTGACGGGGCTGGTCGCGTTCAACAGCCTCTTCCAGATCGTGACCTACGGGGTGTACGTCTGGTTCTTCGCGCTGTTCCTCCCACCACTGCTTGGTATGGAGTCACTCGTCGCCGGCATCACGACCTTCGACATCTCGCCGATGCAAGTGTTCGAGGCGATCGTCATCTTCCTCGGGATTCCGTTCGCTGGAGGCTTCCTGACCCGGTACGTTGGCACTCGCGCGAAGAGTGGAGCCTGGTACGATGATGAGTTCATCCCGAAGATCGATCCGCTGACGCTCGTCGCGCTGCTGTTTACCATCATTGTGATGTTCGCCACGCAGGGCGGGAACATAGTCGCCTCGCCGGGCGACGTCCTCCTGATCGCGGTGCCGCTAACGATCTACTTCGTCGTCATGTTCCTCGTGAGCTTCGGGATGGGACGCGGCATCGGCGCGGACTACTCGACGACAACCGCGATCGGGTTCACGGCCGCGAGCAACAACTTCGAGCTCGCGATCGCCGTCGCCGTCGCGGTGTTCGGCGTCGGCTCCGGCGTCGCGTTCGCGACCGTCGTCGGCCCGCTCATCGAGGTCCCGGTGCTGCTCGCGCTGGTGAACGTTGCGCTGTACTTCCAGCGCAAGTTCGACTGGCGCGGCTTCGATACCGGGCGCCTCGATTCGTCCGCACCCGAATCGACGACCGACGACTGACGACCGACTCGACGTCGTTGGGCTTTTACTGCGCCCCGGTCTCTGAAAGAGCGAATGAGCGATCGCGCAGACGGAGTCGACGCGGCCGGCGGGCGCGAGCCGGACGACGCGCTTGAGTTGCTGTTCCGTGACGGCCGCACGAACGCCGTGCTCGCGTGGGGGCTCGTCGCCGTCCTCGTGGTCGCGTTCGTCGAGAGTGCGCTCGACCTTGACTACCAGTGGACGCTCTTCGTCGCGTTCGTTGGGGGCGTGGTTCTCCTTCCGTCGGTCGCGTTCCGCGACTGG
This genomic window from Halorubellus sp. JP-L1 contains:
- a CDS encoding pirin family protein, with product MSDSESARRRPQIHTAERTTVSQDQGAFRIHLDFPGRAVPDHDDHGYGPLATVVESFMDPGTLIRMHQHRDEEIVSWVPAGVMRHDDRHGNELVTDAEHLMVMNAGSGFWHAEETYEDDPPLRMLQIFVRPHSLDLEPDIQHEPIPDPVANEWRHLFGPEGSDAPLYVRNDVHLHDARLDAGASVTLPGRPGWDTYCYVFDGAVTVGDEPVGYTESALVVGDGDVTVTATEDTTVVAFTIDPDAPITRNGTIGR
- a CDS encoding P-loop NTPase, encoding MTDDPTDPPDGSEQSPTDPDADGRDAPDEYADGPSPERVREALADVTDPDLGGDVVASGLVESVDVDDGVVTVRASFAGLDDETSDVLVDRIRTAILGLPGVERAQVSASGGNPGQHAEAPQHHGGGHHDDGSHGGPHRPDDVSVPGVDRVLAVASAKGGVGKTTVATQLARALSAGGETVGLFDADVYGPNVPSLLDVDDVLGATDDGRAKPVDADGIQTVSVGFIANDEPLAWRGAMAQEAVVELLGDAAWRDVDTLVLDLPPGTGDVVLTVLQSVPVDAAVLVTTPFATATSDTARSATLFREQGIDLLGAVHNMASFVCPSCGDAHSPFTDDGNHSTESGDDVDPDVDVLAELPLSDAMRDATGDVPDEFDALADAVAAGLEDLDGVDLPPEALDLRGVPDRARHDQVRAEYDALEAGEALFVRTDRDPNPLASALADAVDGPPPTVDVDRRGPEEYALRLGVRDPDACECHDHAAGEPARPR
- a CDS encoding HEAT repeat domain-containing protein, whose amino-acid sequence is MTGDYGSATDRAPADDEPGLREALEGGPAPARRDAALALASAAESGVADATTDGGGLAPATVDALAARVREDSSSDVRQFAVEALGVAGERVDPIRDALADDDEWVRAEAVVAHSRVAPGDVDVLRDVLASDDSGWVRRNAVVALGKAGGASHADLVECIKTDPHPAVREYAAQFLADVVDDVEEAERVLAAVLAREANAFVRAKAAESLGELGTDRAETALEEYGVTDQSEDVVRTATRALADARGVDPDALDVDANLDDPAEGAPGTGPDAPDERALELGTRTGGEPTAGPGGAPGFDPREHLDADLDDRN
- a CDS encoding 4Fe-4S dicluster domain-containing protein, which produces MPQTYNPQLGHEHSYPYEHRQEERDWHWGMIVNTNRCINCNTCSFACKSTWTSGRGEEYMWWMNVETEPLGGYPLGWDVKLLEDLDAEQTVFDAAGDGEKVRGYIAEKQEWEYPALGDDQVHGEYPEGEVVESDPSEGEYHDIWQFYLPRLCNHCKNPACLAACPRKAIYKRQEDGIVLLDQERCRGYRKCVKGCPYHKPMYNPETGISEKPVGCYPRIEEGNVPRCVSSCIGKTRLHGNINRGPDRGHPDGVRSAADGRSPINYLVQSDEKVALPLYPQFGTRPQVFYMPPYHVPPDFLTQMFTPNTTEKRNDWPGSTYEESIKIIQERVRNPSHHVLGILQLFGATTRLIETYTVKETRVKGWDRKGNQVVDIPFDEEMEVREGEQWTNQP
- a CDS encoding ethylbenzene dehydrogenase-related protein is translated as MTDGRAVGGLLERVADRVPTVDRRAALRASLVSLVTVLVLVAGQAALTAAVTGGSQPMQSTDAVPVDPESSQWADAPSRTASLSEQQMALPHGGGSVEEVDVQALSNDSHVGFRLTWADRTNDTSMSSPENYSDAAAIMLRGGESPPITMGAAGQPVDIWYWRANWQYASGETAAWSGDMYSYPQDDEETRPGLAADNPLSKRDYEDFGQNYYAKGYGSLSDAPVQPVTARAERTDDGWSVVFVRERNATGQYGAAFDEHDQMYLAFAVWNGSADEVNGEKSITLRFSTLDTDSGELGQAEVGGGSDDGGSDGGAGGSGGGTTAGGADEIVDLLSTYLVPLLAAIVVSWTIAYRRMSR
- a CDS encoding molybdenum cofactor guanylyltransferase encodes the protein MTGRARGERVDANASGSEQRVDDDASAVGVVLAGGRSTRFDGGDKALAAVDGTPMLARVVSRLGAATDEVVVNCRVDQREAFERALADVAVPVRFAVDDRPDEGPLVGLDTALDEVDARRVVVVACDLPFLDPRFLAELAAMVDDAAPVDDAAPVDDADGSPDATRPPDAAVPVDDDGFRKPTCAAYRTAPLAASVADALAAGNRRLRDALDGLEVREVALSDVGASPLAVADTDTRAELERLVAENPARGDEDG
- a CDS encoding molecular chaperone — protein: MQDHTTPDDATENDLTENEPVENEMDPGESSSRAFGDVRDVPGFHARRGALYGFAATAFQFPDEDVLADLGDAEVRDAVQDAATAIAERADATAALAAADDVQRHLAACCERFAAADPDAVESAYNDLFGLPDEGSYPVVPYEAHYATGGDVSETQRRVATVVGLLERFDLEPNDGFDERRDHVSVLLELAQVLAAQRAVALEEGDLDAAERVAAAEATVLDEHLTGFVPALAHDVADAVEATDAVEATDAVEATDAVEAINADDAADDAPAAADARSGYVAAARFAAALVRWDHVVHPDPDVDTTAVPGGDGA
- a CDS encoding metalloregulator ArsR/SmtB family transcription factor, yielding MAQATERFRRYLDDELGECRDEDVEQRLDELGTLEAALGTGRVDAELDVLSALANETRYTIVRVLVAAREELCVCELHAVVDVTESGLSHALSALVEAGLVDGRKDGRWKKYRATNRAVALVTVLEGSVSDD
- the arsB gene encoding ACR3 family arsenite efflux transporter, translating into MTDVDAHDHGPDCDCESCGDPRSMDFLDKYLTVWIFGAMAIGVALGFVAPSVTQPIQDFHLVEIGLILMMYPPLAKADYSQLRTVFSNWRVLGLSLIQNWLIGPTLMFGLAVFFFSGLVPGLPARPEYFLGLVFIGMARCIAMVLVWNELAEGSTEYVTGLVAFNSLFQIVTYGVYVWFFALFLPPLLGMESLVAGITTFDISPMQVFEAIVIFLGIPFAGGFLTRYVGTRAKSGAWYDDEFIPKIDPLTLVALLFTIIVMFATQGGNIVASPGDVLLIAVPLTIYFVVMFLVSFGMGRGIGADYSTTTAIGFTAASNNFELAIAVAVAVFGVGSGVAFATVVGPLIEVPVLLALVNVALYFQRKFDWRGFDTGRLDSSAPESTTDD